Below is a genomic region from Sneathia sanguinegens.
TTTTTATTTTTTCAACTATCTTATCTATATTTTTTCTTATAGCTGCATCTACTTGACTACCTACTATTACTAATTCTTGAGGAAGTCCATTAGCTGTACCCATACCTTTTATTGTAATTTCTTCCTTATCATTAGGTGCAGAAGTAGCAATTATTTTTAATTTTTCAGCAGATATATATGAAACAGGTATCTATTTAACAGGTGGAGGAGCTAATATTAGAATATTAAAACAAAGAATAGAAGAAGAATTTAAATTAAAGGTAACAGTTGCAGAAGATCCTATTCATGTTGTAGTCAAAGGAATGGCAAAAATATTTGAAGATTTTGATAAATATGCAAATATCATAGTTCCTCAATATATGGAGTATTAAAATGATAGATATAAATAGGGAGATAGAAGCAATAATTTTTATGTCAGATAAGGCAATTCCTATAGAAGAATTAGCTATATTTTTCAATAAATCATTAGATGAAATGAGAGATATTTTAAAAAAAATAAAAGAAGATTATGAAGATAGAGGCATAAATATATTAATATCTCAAGCTATGGTAAAATTGATAACAAATCCACTTTGTGGAAAGGCAGTAACAAATTTTTTCAGTCCAACAGTTAAAATAAAAAAATTATCAAAATCAAGTATGGAAACTTTAACTATTATAGCCTTTAAAGGACCTATTACCAAAAGTGAAATAGAAGAAATTAAAGGAGTTAGTGTTGATGGGACTATACAAACTTTACTTGAAAAAAAATTAATTTATTCAAGTGGTGTTAAAAAAGCCTTAGGTAATCCAAAGTTATATGAGGTTACAGATAATTTTTATGGCTATGTTGGAATAGAATCAAAAGAAGAATTATTTAAAATGGAAAAAGCTAGATGGCTAAATGAATATAAGGGGGAAAAAATTGAGGATAAATAAGTATATAGCTTTATCTGGATTTTGTTCGAGAAGAGCTGCAGATAAGTTGATTGAAGATAAAAGAGTGACGATAAATAAGCAAATAGCAGATAAAGGAGCCTATGTAGAAGATACAGATGTGGTTAGAATAGATGGAGAAAGAGTGAATGTTAAACTTGGACAATATGAATATTATTTGCTTAATAAACCTAAAAGAGTTATTTGTTCAAATGATGATAAGTTTGGAAGAAGAACAGCTGTTTCTCTTATAAAATCAAATAAAAGATTATTTACCTATGGAAGATTAGACTATATGACAGAAGGCTTGATAATAATAAGCAATGATGGAGATTTATATAACAATATTATGCATCCAAGACAGAAATTATATAAAAGTTATCTCGCAAATATAGATAAAGCAATAAAAGATGAACATATAGAAGCAATGAAACATGGAGTAGTTATTGATGGAGTGAGAACAGCTCCTGCTAAGGTTAAAAAAATATCTGAAAAAGAAATTCGTGTTGCTATTTTTGAAGGAAGAAATAGACAAATAAGAAAAATGTTTGAAATTTTAGGTTATGAAGTTAAAAATTTAAAAAGAGTAAAAATAGGAGAATTAACTTTAAGAGATCTTGAAGTTGGAAAATATAGAAAATTGACAAAAGAAGAAGTTGAATATTTGAAGAAGTTGTAGGGAGAAGTTGAGAATAAAATGTTAAGTAAAGAAGAGGTATTAAAGATAGCGAAACTATCTAAATTAAAACTTAGTGATGAAGAATTAATTGATATGGAAAAATCACTTAATGAAATTTTTGAGTATATAAAACAAATTAATGAAGTAGATGTTAGCAATGTAGACCCTTTATATAATGTTTTAGAAATAAAGGATAGAACAAGGGAAGATATAGTTAAAAATACAGAAAAAAAGGAAGACTTTTTGAATAATGCACCTAAAAAAGATGAAGAGTTTGTTATATTACCTAAAATAGTTTAAGGAGATTGAAATGAAAATATATGAATATAGTGCTACAGAAATAGCAGAAAAAATTAGAAAAAAGGAAATAACAGCTACAGAAGTTATAGAGCAATTGAATGAAAGAATAAAAAAAGTAGATGATAAAATAGGGGCTTATGTAGATATTAATTTACAAACAGCTTTAGAAATGGCAAAAAAAGTAGATGAAAATGTTCCAAATTCTAAACTTTATGGAGTTCCAGTAGCTTTAAAAGATAATATAGTATCATATAAAGAAAAAACTACAGCAGCTTCAAAGATATTAGCAAATTATGTAGGAACATATGATGCAACTGTTGTTAAAAGAATGAAAAAAGCAGGTATAATACCTTTTGGTAAGGCTAATATGGACGAATTTGCTATGGGTTCTTCAACAGAAAATTCAAGTGTAAAGATTACTTCTAATCCTTTTGATTTTGAAAGAATACCAGGAGGTTCAAGTGGAGGATCAGCAGCTATGGTTGCTGCACAAGAAGCTTTTATTGCATTAGGTTCTGATACTGGAGGTAGTGTTAGACAACCAGCTTCATTAACAGGAACTGTTGGTTTGAAACCTACTTATGGAAGAGTATCAAGATATGGACTTATGGCATTTGGATCATCACTAGATCAAATAGGGATAATAGCAAGACAAACAAAAGATATAGCAAGTTTACTTGAAATAATAGCAGGCTATGATGAATTAGATGCTACTACAGCAAAAAAAGAAGTTCCAGAATATACAAAGCTATTAGACAGAGATATATCTAATTTGACTATAGGTTTACCAAAAGAATATTTTACAGAAAAATTGGATAAGGGTGTAAGAGATAGCATAGAAAAAGCAATAGAAGAATTGAAAAAAATTGGTGTAAAATTTAAAGAAATAAGTTTACCATATTCAAAATATGCAATATCTACATATTATGTAATATCTTCAGCAGAAGCAGCTTCTAATCTGGCTAGATATGATGGAGTTAGATATGGAGTTAGAGCAAGTGACGAAAGTGTAGAAGATATGTATGTAAAGACTAGAACACAAGGTTTTGGAAAAGAAGTAAAAAGAAGAATAATGATAGGTAATTATGTTCTTTGTTCTGGTTTTTATGATGCGTACTATAAAAGAGCTTCACAAATAAGAAGATTAATAAAAGAAGATTTTGAAAAAGCATTAAAAGAAGTAGATTTAATTTTAACACCTACTTCACCAGTAGTAGCCTTTAAAAAAGGAGAAAAAATTTCTGATCCTATAACTATGTATTTATCAGATATATATACAGTTTGTGTAAGCATGGCGGGATTACCTGCTATATCAATTCCTAGTGGTATGTACAATAATTTACCTGTAGGAATGCAATTAATTGGAAATTACTTTGAAGAAGATAAGATACTTAATGTAGCAAATATTTATGAAAATATTAGAGGTAAAATAAAATACCCAGAAATTTAAGAAATGAGGATAAAAAATGAATTATGAATCTACAATAGGTTTGGAAGTACATATACAATTAAAAACAAAATCAAAAATATGGTGTAGTGCAAGTGCTAACTATGATGAACAAGAACCAAATACATGTATTAGTCCAACTTGTGTTGGAGAACCAGGAGCTTTACCAAAATTGAATGATGAAGTTTTGAATTATGCAATTAAGGCTGCTTTAGCCCTAGGTTGTTCTATAAATCAATTGAGTTTTTTTGACAGAAAAAATTACTTTTATCCAGATTCACCAAAAAATTATCAAATAACACAATTTTTCAAGCCCTATGCTGAAAATGGAGAATTAAAAATAGTAACAAATAGTGGAAAAGAATCAGTTGTAAAAATAGAAAGAATACAAATAGAAGAAGATACAGCAAAGAGTATTCATTTATCAAGTGAAAGTTTACTTAATTTTAATAGAGCTTCTATGCCACTTCTTGAAATAATAACAACACCTTGTATATCTAATTCTGAACAAGCTTATGCATATTTGACAACATTGAAGGAAAGAATTAAATATACAAAAGTTAGTGATGTTAGTATGGAATTAGGATCTTTAAGATGTGATGCAAATGTATCTGTTAAAAAAAAGGGAGAAACAAAATTAGGAACTAGAACAGAAACTAAAAATTTGAATTCTTTTAAAGCTGTAGTAAAAGCAATAGAATATGAAATTAATAGACAAATTGATGTTATAGAAAATGGTGGAAGGGTAATTCAAGAAACTAGACTTTGGGATGAAGAAAATGGTGTTACAAGAACTATGAGATCAAAGGAAGATGCTATGGATTATAGATATTTCCCAGAACCAGATTTACCACCAGTAGTAATAAGTGATGAAAGATTAGAAAAGGTAAAAAAAGATATGCCTGAATTTTCTGATGAAAAAATGTCTAGATTTATATCACAATATAATATACCAGAAGTTGAAGCTAGAATATTAACTAATGAACCAGAATTAGCTGACTATTTTGAAAAGGTTGCAACAGAAGTAAAAGATGCTAGAATGGCAGCTAATTGGATATTAACAGAAGTTTTAAGAGTTTTAAAAGAAAAAAATTGTAGTATAGAAGAGTTCAATATAAGGGAAGATAGATTAGCAGATTTAATACATTTGATAAAGAATAAGACAATAAGTTCAAAAATAGCAAAAGACATATTTGAAAAAATGTTAGAAATTGAACAAAAAGCAAGTGAAATAGTTAAAAAAGAAGGTTTAGCTCAAATAACAGATAGTAAAGCTATAGAAGAATTGGTTGATAAAGTTTTAGCAGAAAATGAAGCTTCTGTTGCTGATTTAAAAGCTGGTAAAGACAGAGCTATGAAATATTTGATGGGACAAGCTATGAAATTATCAAAGGGTAAGGCAAATCCTAAGCAAGTTTCAGATTTAATTTTAGAAAAATGTAAATAGGTAAATATATGGCAAATAAAAATAAAAAAAATAATATTAAAACAATTCATTTTTATTTTTTGTTCATTGTGCTTTTCTTTATAATAATATGTTTAAAATTACTCTATTATCAAGTTATTTGTTCGGGAGAAGCTAGGAAAAATATTGAAAAATACAGATATGAATTAGAAGATATTTATGCAAAAAGGGGAAGCATTTATTCAAGTGATGGTCATAAATTAGCCTTTGATGTTGAAAAATATAATATAATTTTAGATCCTATGAATTTGGATGAAAAATTTTATCCAGATATAGCCAATATTTTATCAAAATATGTTGGAAAATCAAAAGAAGAAATTTTAACCTTATTACAAACATATAGACAAAAATCAAGAAAATTTTTGGATTTTAAGGTTGAAATAACTTATGATGCTAAGCAAAATTTTGAAAAAGATTTAAAAGAATATAAAAGAGAAGCTAAGAATAATGGTAAAGGTAAAATAATAGGAAAATGGTTGCATTTCCAACAAAAATCAGAAAGATTCCAAGTAGAAGGGCAAGAATTTGAAGCAATATTAGGCTTTTTAAATAGTGAAAATAAACCAGTATATGGAGTTGAATATTCATATAATAAATATTTAAAGGGAGAACCGGGTAAAGCTAGAGTATATAAAGCAGCAACAGAAGCTGTTAGACCATATACTTTACAATCTCTAATAGATGAACAAATTATTAAACAACCTAAACAGGGAGCAGATGTTTATTTGACTATAGATAGTGTACTTCAATATGCGATGGATGAGGTATTAAAAAATGCCTTTACTGATTTTACAGCAGAATCAGTAATGGGAATATTAATGGAAGCAGATACAGGAAAGATTTTAGCTATGGATTCTTATCCTAAGTCTACAAATAAGACTGAAATAAAAAATAGATCTATAACAGACCTATTTGAGCCAGGGTCAATATTTAAGCCAATAACTGTTGCAGCTGCAATAGAACAAAAATTAGTAAATAAAGACACTATTATACATTCGGATGGTTTTGTTAGAGTAAAAGATAGAACAATACATGATCATGACAGTAGTACAAAGGGAGATTTAACAATAAATAAAATAATAATGCATTCAGGAAATGTTGCCATGGTTAAAATAGTTCAATTAATGGAAACACCCACTTTCTATAATTTCTTAAAAAATTTTGGTCTTTCTCAAAAAACTGGTATAGACATTGCTTTTGAAACTGCAAGTAAATTGTTTTCTTTGAAATCATTTACAGAAGTTAGAAAATCAAATGTTTCATTTGGACAAGGTATATCTATGACACAAATGCAAATGTTAACATCACTTAATACAACAATTAATGGTGGAAAATTACTTAAACCTTTTGTAGTTGATAAAGTAGTTGATCAAGATGGAAATATACTTTTGCAAAATAAGGAAGTTGTAAAACATAAGCCTATATCTGAACATACTTCAGAACAAATAAGAGAAATGCTTGAAAATGTTGTTACTTCAGGTACTGGTAAAGGTATATTTATACCAGGTTATAGATTAGGTGGTAAAACAGGAACAGCACAAAAAGCAGGGCCTCATGGTTATGAAAAAGGTAAATACTTTTCTTCATTTTTTGCATTTTTCCCAGCAGATAAACCAAAGTATTCTATTTTAATAACAGTTAATGAACCACATGGAGCATACTATGGAGCTGCAGTAGCCTTGC
It encodes:
- a CDS encoding penicillin-binding protein produces the protein MANKNKKNNIKTIHFYFLFIVLFFIIICLKLLYYQVICSGEARKNIEKYRYELEDIYAKRGSIYSSDGHKLAFDVEKYNIILDPMNLDEKFYPDIANILSKYVGKSKEEILTLLQTYRQKSRKFLDFKVEITYDAKQNFEKDLKEYKREAKNNGKGKIIGKWLHFQQKSERFQVEGQEFEAILGFLNSENKPVYGVEYSYNKYLKGEPGKARVYKAATEAVRPYTLQSLIDEQIIKQPKQGADVYLTIDSVLQYAMDEVLKNAFTDFTAESVMGILMEADTGKILAMDSYPKSTNKTEIKNRSITDLFEPGSIFKPITVAAAIEQKLVNKDTIIHSDGFVRVKDRTIHDHDSSTKGDLTINKIIMHSGNVAMVKIVQLMETPTFYNFLKNFGLSQKTGIDIAFETASKLFSLKSFTEVRKSNVSFGQGISMTQMQMLTSLNTTINGGKLLKPFVVDKVVDQDGNILLQNKEVVKHKPISEHTSEQIREMLENVVTSGTGKGIFIPGYRLGGKTGTAQKAGPHGYEKGKYFSSFFAFFPADKPKYSILITVNEPHGAYYGAAVALPLVRQVLEKLIKYKGIEPSYIPEVEKKEIEVKKNVSKPIDVQAINNIFQTGIMPNLNGLTVRQLISMPAYSKYNKIKFVGHGRVINQSINPGSKVDANTEIVIELK
- a CDS encoding rod shape-determining protein, with amino-acid sequence MYETGIYLTGGGANIRILKQRIEEEFKLKVTVAEDPIHVVVKGMAKIFEDFDKYANIIVPQYMEY
- the gatA gene encoding Asp-tRNA(Asn)/Glu-tRNA(Gln) amidotransferase subunit GatA; its protein translation is MKIYEYSATEIAEKIRKKEITATEVIEQLNERIKKVDDKIGAYVDINLQTALEMAKKVDENVPNSKLYGVPVALKDNIVSYKEKTTAASKILANYVGTYDATVVKRMKKAGIIPFGKANMDEFAMGSSTENSSVKITSNPFDFERIPGGSSGGSAAMVAAQEAFIALGSDTGGSVRQPASLTGTVGLKPTYGRVSRYGLMAFGSSLDQIGIIARQTKDIASLLEIIAGYDELDATTAKKEVPEYTKLLDRDISNLTIGLPKEYFTEKLDKGVRDSIEKAIEELKKIGVKFKEISLPYSKYAISTYYVISSAEAASNLARYDGVRYGVRASDESVEDMYVKTRTQGFGKEVKRRIMIGNYVLCSGFYDAYYKRASQIRRLIKEDFEKALKEVDLILTPTSPVVAFKKGEKISDPITMYLSDIYTVCVSMAGLPAISIPSGMYNNLPVGMQLIGNYFEEDKILNVANIYENIRGKIKYPEI
- the scpB gene encoding SMC-Scp complex subunit ScpB codes for the protein MIDINREIEAIIFMSDKAIPIEELAIFFNKSLDEMRDILKKIKEDYEDRGINILISQAMVKLITNPLCGKAVTNFFSPTVKIKKLSKSSMETLTIIAFKGPITKSEIEEIKGVSVDGTIQTLLEKKLIYSSGVKKALGNPKLYEVTDNFYGYVGIESKEELFKMEKARWLNEYKGEKIEDK
- the gatC gene encoding Asp-tRNA(Asn)/Glu-tRNA(Gln) amidotransferase subunit GatC, which produces MLSKEEVLKIAKLSKLKLSDEELIDMEKSLNEIFEYIKQINEVDVSNVDPLYNVLEIKDRTREDIVKNTEKKEDFLNNAPKKDEEFVILPKIV
- a CDS encoding pseudouridine synthase — its product is MRINKYIALSGFCSRRAADKLIEDKRVTINKQIADKGAYVEDTDVVRIDGERVNVKLGQYEYYLLNKPKRVICSNDDKFGRRTAVSLIKSNKRLFTYGRLDYMTEGLIIISNDGDLYNNIMHPRQKLYKSYLANIDKAIKDEHIEAMKHGVVIDGVRTAPAKVKKISEKEIRVAIFEGRNRQIRKMFEILGYEVKNLKRVKIGELTLRDLEVGKYRKLTKEEVEYLKKL
- the gatB gene encoding Asp-tRNA(Asn)/Glu-tRNA(Gln) amidotransferase subunit GatB, which produces MNYESTIGLEVHIQLKTKSKIWCSASANYDEQEPNTCISPTCVGEPGALPKLNDEVLNYAIKAALALGCSINQLSFFDRKNYFYPDSPKNYQITQFFKPYAENGELKIVTNSGKESVVKIERIQIEEDTAKSIHLSSESLLNFNRASMPLLEIITTPCISNSEQAYAYLTTLKERIKYTKVSDVSMELGSLRCDANVSVKKKGETKLGTRTETKNLNSFKAVVKAIEYEINRQIDVIENGGRVIQETRLWDEENGVTRTMRSKEDAMDYRYFPEPDLPPVVISDERLEKVKKDMPEFSDEKMSRFISQYNIPEVEARILTNEPELADYFEKVATEVKDARMAANWILTEVLRVLKEKNCSIEEFNIREDRLADLIHLIKNKTISSKIAKDIFEKMLEIEQKASEIVKKEGLAQITDSKAIEELVDKVLAENEASVADLKAGKDRAMKYLMGQAMKLSKGKANPKQVSDLILEKCK